Below is a window of Vibrio fortis DNA.
TGGCCGACCTCCAGCTCGATGTCGAATATCTTCCTCAGAGAAAGCTAGTGTATGTTCATTATTCAAGCGGTGGACGCAAAACTCCGCCCAAGCGCTGGGAGCTGCCCGTTTGGTCAGGTTGGCGTATCCAGTACAAGAAAGCGAGCCGAGTTTTGGACGTAAAATAAGACGAATTACTTCAATTTGTAAAATATTAATCAAATAGACGCATATATGAGTTTTCAGTGCGTCTTTTGTTACAAAATTGATTTTTATATGCCTTTTTAACCAATCAAAAGGTCATAAAAGACCATTCTTCTATATCCTATTGCTATAAAGAAAGAGTTAGTGGATATTAAAAGTATATTGTGTTGCCAATGTGTCGGGGGACATCATGGATAAACAAAAAGAAACCTGTGTAGAATTTGATTACACAAACTTTCTTGGCGCGTCATGCGACAAAAAATGGACTTTTCTAGAAGCACTCACCACATTTGCCCCTGTGTTCGGTACGGTTTGGAAAGATAGCATCAAAGATCTGGCGACTCCGGAAGATCGTTTATGGGAAAAAGCACTCAAGTCGCTCTCTACGCGAAAGAGTGATGAGTCGAACATCGTGACATTACTTAAGCTGGCAAAGTTGGAAGGCATTAATGAACTAAAAGTAGTCATGCCGTACTCGTT
It encodes the following:
- a CDS encoding transporter translates to MDKQKETCVEFDYTNFLGASCDKKWTFLEALTTFAPVFGTVWKDSIKDLATPEDRLWEKALKSLSTRKSDESNIVTLLKLAKLEGINELKVVMPYSLEDEQIEYIESRSHLVITGSSAEEFTIKL